One Euphorbia lathyris chromosome 1, ddEupLath1.1, whole genome shotgun sequence DNA segment encodes these proteins:
- the LOC136207961 gene encoding MYB-like transcription factor EOBI has translation MNSKRMCSSKEEEEESELRRGPWTLEEDTLLTHYIARHGEGRWNMLAKYAGLKRTGKSCRLRWLNYLKPDIKRGNLTPQEQLLILELHSKWGNRWSKIAQHLPGRTDNEIKNYWRTRVQRQARQLNIESNSKKFMDAVRCFWMPRLLQKVEQTHDSSSSSSSLPNFALPSISSESLIPHQSNKFPMPNHDHQYSTSFTSCSTVMSTESQPVSNQPDQTLQNIEAAVMDDALYNSLLVNDQSNLYAECSSGYDMDIDGFNPAAMPQFASFDYSTSQFQMPQPNCSYDDDMPDALWNMDDIWQF, from the exons ATGAACTCAAAGAGAATGTGCAGTtcgaaagaagaagaagaagaaagcgaGCTAAGAAGAGGACCATGGACTCTTGAAGAAGATACTTTGCTTACTCATTACATTGCTCGTCATGGTGAAGGTCGTTGGAACATGTTAGCCAAATATGCTG GGCTCAAAAGAACTGGAAAGAGTTGCAGATTAAGATGGCTTAATTATCTTAAACCTGACATTAAGCGTGGCAATCTTACTCCTCAAGAACAGCTCTTGATTCTTGAATTGCACTCCAAGTGGGGCAACag ATGGTCAAAAATTGCACAGCATCTTCCTGGAAGAACAGACAATGAAATAAAGAACTACTGGAGAACAAGAGTGCAAAGGCAAGCCCGTCAATTAAACATTGAATCAAACAGCAAGAAATTCATGGATGCTGTTAGGTGTTTCTGGATGCCAAGATTGCTTCAAAAAGTCGAACAAACCcatgattcttcttcttcttcttcatcactACCTAATTTCGCACTTCCTTCAATCTCATCAGAATCGTTAATTCCCCATCAAAGCAATAAATTTCCAATGCCAAATCATGATCATCAATATTCAACTTCATTCACTAGCTGTAGCACAGTTATGTCCACAGAATCTCAGCCCGTTTCAAACCAGCCTGATCAAACTCTTCAAAATATTGAAGCAGCTGTTATGGATGATGCACTGTACAACAGCCTACTTGTTAATGATCAAAGTAATTTGTATGCAGAGTGCAGCAGTGGGTATGATATGGACATTGATGGATTCAATCCAGCTGCAATGCCTCAATTTGCTTCTTTTGATTATTCCACATCTCAATTCCAGATGCCACAACCCAATTGCTCCTATGATGATGACATGCCTGATGCTTTATGGAACATGGATGACATTTGGCAATTTTAG